From Streptomyces sp. CMB-StM0423, a single genomic window includes:
- the hrcA gene encoding heat-inducible transcriptional repressor HrcA, with translation MLSERRLEVLRAIVQDYVGTEEPVGSKALTERHHLGVSPATVRNDMAALEDEGYIAQPHTSAGRIPTDKGYRLFVDKLADVKPLSAPERRAIQNFLSGAVDLDDVVGRTVRLLAQLTRQVAVVQYPSLTRSTVRHVELLQLAPARVMLVLITDTGRVEQRMIDCPAPFSEDSLADLRARLNSRVVGRRFADVPRLVADLAEPFPADDRGTVQTVLSVLLETLVEETEERLMIGGTANLTRFDHDFPLTIRPVLEALEEQVVLLRLLGEAKEPGVMVRIGHENDHEGLTSTSVVSVGYGSGGDTGEAVAKLGVVGPTRMDYPGTMGAVRAVARYVGQILAES, from the coding sequence ATGCTCAGCGAGCGCCGGCTCGAAGTGCTGCGCGCCATCGTCCAGGACTACGTGGGTACGGAGGAGCCGGTCGGCTCCAAGGCGCTCACCGAGCGGCATCACCTGGGTGTCTCCCCGGCGACGGTGCGTAACGACATGGCCGCCCTGGAGGACGAGGGGTACATCGCCCAGCCGCACACCAGCGCCGGCCGCATCCCCACCGACAAGGGCTACCGGCTGTTCGTCGACAAGCTCGCCGACGTCAAGCCGCTGAGCGCGCCCGAGCGGCGGGCGATCCAGAACTTCCTGTCCGGCGCCGTCGACCTCGACGACGTCGTGGGGCGCACCGTGCGGCTGCTGGCGCAGTTGACGCGGCAGGTGGCGGTGGTGCAGTACCCGTCGCTGACCCGCTCGACCGTGCGCCACGTCGAGCTGCTCCAACTCGCCCCCGCGCGCGTGATGCTCGTGCTCATCACCGACACCGGCCGGGTCGAGCAGCGCATGATCGACTGCCCGGCGCCGTTCAGCGAGGACTCCCTCGCCGACCTGCGCGCCCGGCTCAACAGCCGTGTCGTCGGCCGCCGGTTCGCCGACGTGCCGCGGCTGGTGGCCGACCTGGCGGAGCCCTTCCCCGCGGACGACCGGGGCACGGTGCAGACCGTGCTGTCGGTGCTGCTGGAGACGCTGGTGGAGGAGACGGAGGAGCGGCTGATGATCGGCGGCACCGCCAACCTCACCCGCTTCGACCACGACTTCCCGCTCACCATCCGGCCGGTGCTGGAGGCGCTGGAGGAGCAGGTGGTGCTCCTGCGGCTGCTCGGCGAGGCGAAGGAACCGGGCGTGATGGTGCGTATCGGCCATGAAAACGACCACGAGGGGCTCACCTCCACCTCGGTCGTCTCCGTCGGATACGGTTCTGGCGGCGACACCGGTGAAGCCGTCGCCAAGCTCGGCGTGGTCGGACCTACCCGCATGGACTACCCCGGAACGATGGGAGCGGTACGCGCAGTGGCACGGTACGTCGGACAGATCCTGGCGGAGTCATAA
- the dnaJ gene encoding molecular chaperone DnaJ, which translates to MATDYYAVLGVGRDASQEEIKKAFRRLARELHPDVNPDPKTQERFKEINAAYEVLSDPQKKQIYDLGGDPLSQNGAAAGGFGAGGFGNLSDIMDAFFGQAGQRGPRSRTRRGQDAMIRLEIELEEAAFGATKEIQVDTAVVCGTCNGEGAAPGTSAQTCDMCRGRGEVSQVTRSFLGQVMTSRPCPQCQGFGTVVPTPCPECAGDGRVRSRRTLTVKIPAGVDTGTRIQHAGEGEVGPGGGPAGDLYVEIRELPHLIFQRRGDDLHCTVTIPMTAASLGTKVNLETLDGLEEVDIRPGTQSGQSIPLHQRGVTHLRGGGRGDLVVHVEVETPQKLDPEQERLLRQLAQLRGEERPQGHFKPGQQGLFSRLKDAWSGR; encoded by the coding sequence GTGGCCACGGACTACTACGCGGTCCTCGGCGTCGGACGTGACGCGTCGCAGGAGGAGATCAAGAAGGCGTTCCGCAGACTCGCCCGCGAGCTGCATCCGGACGTGAACCCGGATCCGAAGACCCAGGAGCGGTTCAAGGAGATCAACGCCGCCTACGAGGTGCTGTCGGACCCGCAGAAGAAGCAGATCTACGACCTCGGCGGCGACCCGCTGTCGCAGAACGGCGCCGCGGCCGGCGGCTTCGGCGCCGGCGGCTTCGGCAACCTCTCCGACATCATGGACGCCTTCTTCGGCCAGGCGGGCCAGCGCGGCCCGCGCTCGCGCACGCGGCGCGGCCAGGACGCCATGATCCGGCTCGAAATCGAGCTGGAGGAGGCGGCGTTCGGCGCCACCAAGGAGATCCAGGTCGACACCGCGGTGGTCTGCGGCACCTGCAACGGCGAGGGCGCGGCGCCCGGTACGTCGGCGCAGACGTGCGACATGTGCCGCGGCCGCGGCGAGGTCTCGCAGGTCACCCGGTCCTTCCTCGGCCAGGTCATGACCTCCAGGCCCTGCCCCCAGTGCCAGGGCTTCGGCACGGTCGTGCCCACGCCGTGCCCCGAGTGCGCGGGCGACGGCCGGGTGCGCTCGCGGCGTACGCTCACGGTGAAGATCCCCGCGGGCGTCGACACCGGCACCCGCATCCAGCACGCCGGCGAGGGCGAGGTCGGCCCGGGCGGCGGCCCCGCGGGCGACCTGTACGTGGAGATCCGCGAGCTGCCGCACCTGATCTTCCAGCGCCGCGGCGACGATCTGCACTGCACGGTGACGATCCCGATGACGGCGGCCTCCCTGGGCACGAAGGTCAATCTGGAGACGCTCGACGGCCTGGAAGAGGTCGACATCCGCCCCGGTACGCAGTCGGGGCAGTCGATTCCGCTGCACCAGCGCGGCGTCACGCATCTGCGCGGCGGCGGCCGGGGCGACCTGGTCGTGCACGTGGAGGTCGAGACGCCGCAGAAGCTGGACCCGGAGCAGGAGCGGCTCCTTCGCCAACTCGCCCAGTTGCGCGGCGAGGAGCGCCCCCAGGGCCATTTCAAACCGGGCCAGCAGGGGCTGTTCTCGCGGCTGAAGGACGCCTGGAGCGGCCGCTAG
- a CDS encoding nitronate monooxygenase: MPTELNDLFTFPIVQAPMAGGASCPQLAAGVLEGGGLASLAAGYKTPEAMYEEIRQLRAVTDRPFGVNLFMPQPPSPPDPAQIEAYAEQLAGEAEWYGTPLGDAEAGTDDAFDAKVAILLDEPVALVSFTFGCPEAAVLDAFARAGTYTVVTVTNVVEARRAQATGADAVCVQGVEAGGHQGGFRNDPRDDYVGRGLLTLLAEVLEAVDVPVIAAGGLMRGGQIAAVLSAGAAAAQLGTAFLVCPESGANPLHKRAVTGGVFTRTELTRAFSGRPARGLVNRFVREHGPYAPAAYPQVHHLTSPLRAAAARAGDPQGMALWAGQGYRLARELPAAELVEVLARELADALSGTTKPTGDASAGLL; this comes from the coding sequence ATGCCCACCGAGCTGAACGATCTGTTCACCTTCCCGATCGTGCAGGCGCCCATGGCCGGTGGCGCTTCCTGCCCGCAGCTCGCCGCCGGGGTGCTGGAGGGCGGCGGCCTGGCCTCCCTCGCCGCCGGTTACAAGACGCCCGAGGCGATGTACGAGGAGATCCGCCAACTGCGGGCCGTCACCGACCGGCCCTTCGGCGTCAACCTGTTCATGCCCCAGCCTCCCTCGCCGCCCGACCCCGCCCAGATCGAGGCGTACGCCGAGCAGTTGGCCGGCGAGGCCGAGTGGTACGGCACGCCGCTGGGGGACGCCGAGGCCGGCACGGACGACGCCTTCGACGCCAAGGTGGCGATACTCCTGGACGAGCCGGTGGCGCTGGTGTCGTTCACCTTCGGCTGCCCCGAGGCGGCCGTGCTCGACGCCTTCGCCCGCGCCGGCACGTACACCGTCGTCACCGTCACCAACGTCGTCGAGGCGCGCCGCGCGCAGGCCACCGGGGCGGACGCCGTGTGCGTGCAGGGCGTCGAGGCCGGCGGCCACCAGGGCGGCTTCCGCAACGACCCGCGGGACGACTACGTGGGCCGCGGGCTGCTCACGCTGCTCGCCGAGGTGCTGGAGGCCGTCGACGTGCCGGTGATCGCCGCCGGCGGGCTGATGCGCGGCGGGCAGATCGCCGCGGTGCTCTCCGCGGGCGCCGCCGCCGCGCAGCTCGGCACCGCGTTCCTGGTCTGCCCCGAGTCGGGCGCCAACCCGCTGCACAAACGGGCCGTCACCGGCGGGGTGTTCACGCGTACGGAGCTGACCCGCGCCTTCTCCGGCCGCCCCGCGCGCGGGCTGGTCAACCGGTTCGTGCGCGAGCACGGCCCGTACGCCCCCGCCGCCTACCCCCAGGTCCACCACCTGACCTCCCCGCTGCGCGCCGCCGCCGCCCGCGCCGGCGACCCGCAGGGCATGGCGCTGTGGGCCGGCCAGGGCTACCGGCTGGCGCGGGAACTGCCCGCCGCGGAGCTGGTGGAGGTGCTGGCCCGGGAGCTGGCCGACGCGCTCAGCGGCACGACGAAGCCCACCGGCGACGCGTCGGCCGGCCTGCTGTGA
- a CDS encoding 16S rRNA (uracil(1498)-N(3))-methyltransferase, whose translation MTAPVFVAEPAVLDAARPGAVLALTGPEGRHAVSVRRLRAGEDVVLTDGAGRGAYGTVAGAEGRDRLLVTCAEVREEPAPRPRLTVVQALPKGDRGELAVETMTETGVDAVVPWAAARCVTQWRAERGKKSLAKWRATAREAGKQARRLRFPEVSGLHSTKELLPLLAGAAFTAVLHEEGAAPLAAAALPGEGEIVLVVGPEGGVAPEELAAFEGAGAGAYRLGPSVLRTSTAGTAAGAVVLAATGRWS comes from the coding sequence GTGACCGCCCCGGTGTTCGTGGCCGAGCCAGCCGTGCTGGACGCCGCCCGCCCCGGCGCGGTGCTGGCGCTGACCGGCCCCGAGGGGCGGCACGCGGTGTCCGTACGGCGGCTGCGGGCCGGCGAGGACGTCGTGCTCACCGACGGCGCGGGGCGCGGCGCGTACGGCACCGTGGCCGGCGCGGAGGGCCGCGACCGGCTGCTGGTGACCTGCGCCGAGGTGCGCGAGGAGCCGGCGCCGCGGCCGCGGCTGACCGTCGTGCAGGCGCTGCCGAAGGGCGACCGCGGCGAGCTGGCGGTCGAGACCATGACCGAGACCGGCGTGGACGCGGTGGTGCCGTGGGCGGCGGCCCGCTGCGTGACCCAGTGGCGCGCGGAGCGCGGGAAGAAGTCCCTGGCCAAGTGGCGCGCCACCGCCCGCGAGGCGGGCAAGCAGGCCCGCCGACTGCGGTTCCCCGAGGTCTCTGGGCTGCACTCGACGAAGGAACTGCTGCCGCTGCTCGCGGGCGCGGCGTTCACGGCCGTGCTGCACGAGGAGGGCGCCGCGCCGCTGGCCGCCGCCGCGCTGCCGGGGGAGGGCGAGATCGTGCTCGTGGTCGGCCCTGAGGGCGGGGTCGCGCCGGAGGAGCTGGCCGCGTTCGAGGGCGCGGGCGCGGGGGCGTACCGGCTGGGGCCGAGCGTGCTGCGCACCTCCACGGCGGGCACCGCGGCGGGCGCGGTGGTGCTGGCCGCGACCGGGCGGTGGTCCTGA
- a CDS encoding S41 family peptidase gives MIDVTQPAYLRFPHLHGDLITFTAEDDVWAAPLDGGRAWRVSADNMPVDHPRIAPDGTRVAWTSTRDGTPEVLTAPVDGGAPVRLTYWGSGKTSVRGWTPDGDVVALTTHGQYSLRRTWARAVPPDGGPAHTLPFGPVGNVAYGPEGRVALLTAGMGREAAYWKRYRGGTAGRLWLRTAADAEFTRPAGLDAVLGNAEYPLWAGGRLAFLSDHEGTGALYSADTDAPDAYAALRRHTPLGGFYARHAATDGTRVVYASAGELWLLEGLDEGTEPRRLDIRLGGQRTDLRPRPLRARHNLGTARPDHTGRGSAVEIRGTLHWVTHREGPARALAAEPGVRARMPRVFRAEGAEHVVFVTDAEGEDALEFAPAAGRDAGATPRRVAAGRLGRVTGLAVAPDGSRVAVASHDGRVLLVERASGDVREVDTSAYGDAGGLVFSPDSAWLAWSHPGPGELRQLRLATTDGLAVAEATPLRFRDYSPAFTADGKHLAFLSERAFDPVYDSHVFDLSFPYACRPHLITLAAETPSPFGPQRHGRAPERGTSDDGDDAGSGAGDTPPVTRIDLDGLADRILPFPVEAARYSALHAAEGGLLWLVHPLRGVLGTDSAGPDDDGPTSRLERYDLGKQRVEELADDAEGFTVTGDGTRILLRTEGKLKVVPADRKASHVDDGDGDNVTVDLTRVRQLLDPAAEWRQMYAEAGRLMRDHFWRADLGGVDWDGVLERYRPLLERVATHDDLVDLLWEVQGELGTSHAYVIPPGGGAPAGAPERRQGLLGADITRGDDGSWRVERILPSETSDPHARSPLAAPGAAVRPGDAIVAVDGRPVDPLAGPAPLLVGAAGKPVELSVLPADGGDVRYAVIVPTGDEEPLRYHAWVAGRRAYVREASGGRLGYLHVPDMQGPGWAQLHRDLRVEVAREGLVVDVRDNRGGHTSQLVVEKLARRVVGWDAGRGIQPVSYPMDAPRGPVVAVANEFSGSDGDIVSAAIRALGIGPLVGRRTWGGVVGIDSRYRLVDGTLVTQPKYAIWLEGPGWGVENHGVEPDVDVQLTPEDWAQGRDPQLETAVRLALEELERSPAAVPPEVPGAVRDAPEAASSDPASSESPAGE, from the coding sequence ATGATCGACGTGACTCAGCCTGCCTACCTGCGATTCCCGCACCTCCACGGCGACTTGATCACCTTCACGGCGGAGGACGACGTCTGGGCTGCGCCCCTCGACGGCGGCCGGGCCTGGCGGGTGAGCGCCGACAACATGCCGGTGGACCATCCGCGCATAGCCCCCGACGGCACGCGCGTCGCCTGGACCTCCACCCGCGACGGCACCCCGGAGGTCCTCACCGCGCCCGTCGACGGCGGCGCGCCCGTCCGCCTGACGTACTGGGGCAGCGGCAAGACCTCCGTACGCGGCTGGACGCCCGACGGCGACGTGGTGGCGCTGACCACCCACGGCCAGTACTCGCTGCGCCGCACCTGGGCGCGCGCCGTGCCGCCCGACGGCGGGCCCGCGCACACGCTGCCGTTCGGACCCGTCGGCAACGTCGCGTACGGGCCCGAGGGCCGCGTCGCGCTGCTCACCGCGGGCATGGGCCGGGAGGCCGCGTACTGGAAGCGCTACCGCGGCGGCACCGCGGGCCGGCTGTGGCTGCGTACCGCGGCCGACGCGGAGTTCACCCGGCCCGCCGGGCTGGACGCCGTCCTCGGCAACGCCGAGTACCCGCTGTGGGCCGGCGGCCGGCTGGCGTTCCTCTCCGACCACGAGGGCACCGGCGCGCTGTACTCCGCCGACACCGACGCCCCCGACGCGTACGCCGCGCTGCGCCGCCACACCCCCCTCGGCGGCTTCTACGCCCGCCACGCCGCCACCGACGGCACCCGCGTCGTCTACGCCAGCGCCGGCGAACTGTGGCTCCTCGAAGGACTCGACGAGGGCACCGAGCCCCGCCGCCTCGACATCCGCCTCGGCGGCCAGCGCACCGACCTGCGCCCCCGCCCGCTGCGCGCCCGGCACAACCTCGGCACCGCCCGCCCCGACCACACCGGCCGCGGCAGCGCCGTCGAGATCCGCGGCACCCTGCACTGGGTGACCCACCGCGAGGGCCCCGCCCGCGCGCTGGCCGCGGAGCCCGGCGTGCGGGCCCGGATGCCGCGGGTCTTCCGCGCCGAGGGCGCCGAGCACGTCGTGTTCGTCACCGACGCCGAGGGCGAGGACGCGCTGGAGTTCGCCCCCGCCGCCGGCCGCGACGCCGGCGCCACGCCCCGCCGCGTCGCCGCCGGGCGCCTGGGCCGGGTCACCGGGCTGGCCGTCGCGCCGGACGGCAGCCGCGTCGCCGTCGCCTCGCACGACGGCCGGGTGCTCCTCGTCGAGCGCGCCTCCGGCGACGTACGCGAGGTCGACACCAGTGCGTACGGCGACGCCGGCGGGCTGGTCTTCTCGCCCGACTCCGCCTGGCTCGCCTGGTCCCACCCCGGCCCCGGCGAGCTGCGGCAGTTGCGCCTCGCGACCACCGACGGGCTCGCCGTCGCCGAGGCCACGCCGCTGCGCTTCCGCGACTACTCCCCGGCGTTCACGGCGGACGGCAAGCACCTGGCGTTCCTCTCCGAGCGGGCCTTCGACCCGGTCTACGACAGCCACGTCTTCGACCTGTCGTTCCCGTACGCCTGCCGCCCCCACCTGATCACGCTGGCCGCCGAGACGCCCTCGCCGTTCGGCCCGCAGCGGCACGGCCGCGCCCCCGAGCGCGGCACCTCCGACGACGGCGACGACGCCGGCTCGGGCGCCGGCGACACCCCGCCGGTCACCCGGATCGACCTCGACGGCCTCGCCGACCGCATCCTGCCCTTCCCCGTCGAGGCCGCCCGCTACTCGGCGCTGCACGCCGCGGAGGGCGGCCTGCTGTGGCTCGTCCACCCGCTGCGCGGCGTCCTCGGCACCGACTCCGCGGGGCCCGACGACGACGGGCCCACCAGCCGGCTGGAGCGCTACGACCTCGGCAAGCAGCGCGTCGAGGAACTCGCCGACGACGCCGAGGGCTTCACCGTCACCGGCGACGGCACCCGGATCCTGCTGCGCACCGAAGGCAAGCTGAAGGTCGTCCCCGCCGACCGCAAGGCCAGCCACGTCGACGACGGCGACGGGGACAACGTCACCGTCGACCTCACGCGCGTACGGCAGTTGCTCGACCCGGCCGCGGAGTGGCGGCAGATGTACGCCGAGGCCGGCCGGCTGATGCGCGACCACTTCTGGCGCGCCGACCTCGGCGGCGTCGACTGGGACGGCGTGCTGGAGCGCTACCGGCCGCTGCTGGAGCGCGTCGCCACCCACGACGACCTGGTCGACCTGCTGTGGGAGGTGCAGGGCGAGCTGGGCACGTCCCACGCGTACGTCATCCCCCCGGGCGGCGGCGCTCCCGCGGGCGCGCCGGAGCGGCGGCAGGGGCTCCTCGGCGCCGACATCACCCGCGGGGACGACGGCAGTTGGCGCGTCGAGCGGATTCTGCCGTCCGAGACCTCCGACCCGCACGCCCGCTCCCCGCTGGCCGCGCCCGGCGCCGCGGTCCGCCCCGGCGACGCGATCGTGGCCGTCGACGGCCGGCCCGTCGATCCGCTGGCCGGGCCCGCGCCGCTGCTGGTGGGCGCGGCGGGCAAGCCGGTCGAGCTGAGCGTGCTGCCCGCCGATGGGGGCGACGTGCGCTACGCGGTGATCGTCCCCACCGGCGACGAGGAACCGCTGCGCTACCACGCGTGGGTCGCGGGACGGCGCGCGTACGTACGCGAAGCTTCCGGCGGCCGCCTCGGCTACCTGCACGTACCCGACATGCAGGGCCCCGGCTGGGCGCAGCTCCACCGCGACCTGCGCGTCGAAGTCGCCCGCGAGGGCCTGGTGGTCGACGTCCGCGACAACCGCGGCGGGCACACCTCGCAGCTCGTCGTGGAGAAGCTGGCGCGGCGCGTCGTCGGCTGGGACGCGGGCCGCGGCATCCAGCCCGTCAGCTATCCGATGGACGCGCCGCGCGGTCCCGTGGTCGCGGTGGCCAACGAGTTCTCCGGCTCGGACGGTGACATCGTCAGCGCCGCGATCAGGGCGCTGGGCATCGGGCCGCTCGTCGGGCGGCGCACCTGGGGCGGGGTCGTCGGCATCGACAGCCGCTACCGGCTGGTCGACGGCACGCTGGTGACGCAGCCGAAGTACGCCATCTGGCTGGAAGGACCCGGCTGGGGCGTGGAGAACCACGGCGTGGAGCCGGACGTGGACGTGCAGCTCACGCCGGAGGACTGGGCGCAGGGCCGCGACCCGCAGTTGGAGACGGCGGTGCGGCTGGCGCTGGAGGAGCTGGAGCGCAGCCCGGCGGCGGTGCCGCCGGAGGTGCCGGGTGCGGTACGGGACGCGCCGGAGGCGGCGTCCTCGGACCCGGCGTCCTCGGAGTCCCCGGCGGGGGAGTAG
- a CDS encoding histidine triad nucleotide-binding protein, whose protein sequence is MAGEPQADCLFCKITAGEVPATVVRETATTIAFRDINPQAPTHVLVIPRAHYPDAAALAAAEPQLLADVLRETAEVAAGDKIDATGYRVVFNTGAGAGQTVFHAHAHVLGGRGLNWPPG, encoded by the coding sequence ATGGCCGGGGAGCCGCAGGCAGACTGCCTGTTCTGCAAGATCACCGCGGGCGAGGTGCCCGCGACCGTCGTCCGCGAGACCGCGACGACGATCGCCTTCCGCGACATCAACCCGCAGGCACCCACGCACGTCCTCGTCATCCCCAGGGCCCACTACCCGGACGCCGCCGCCCTCGCCGCCGCAGAGCCGCAGCTCCTCGCCGACGTGCTGCGCGAGACCGCCGAGGTCGCCGCCGGGGACAAGATCGACGCCACCGGCTACCGCGTCGTGTTCAACACCGGCGCGGGCGCCGGCCAGACCGTCTTCCACGCGCACGCCCACGTGCTCGGCGGCCGCGGCCTGAACTGGCCGCCCGGGTAG
- a CDS encoding ribonuclease Z has protein sequence MAARELVVLGTASQVPTRQRNHNGYVLRWDGDAILFDPGEGTQRQMLRAGVAAYGLTRVCVTHFHGDHCLGLPGVIQRINLDRVPHPVTVHFPASGGHFFERLRYASAYRETARIEAGPVEGDGVIATTPAYTLEARRLHHPVDTYGYRLVEPDGRRMLPDLLARAGIAGPDISRLQREGVLRGVRLEEVSAPRRGQRVAFIMDTGLCEGVYALAEEADLLVIESTFLGAETALAIEYGHLTAAQAAGVAIAAGVRHLVLTHFSQRYPDPADFAREAREAGYAGPLTVATDLGRVAVPARR, from the coding sequence GTGGCCGCCCGCGAACTCGTCGTCCTCGGTACCGCCAGCCAGGTCCCCACCCGCCAGCGCAACCACAACGGCTACGTGCTGCGCTGGGACGGCGACGCCATCCTCTTCGACCCCGGCGAGGGCACCCAGCGCCAGATGCTGCGCGCCGGCGTGGCCGCGTACGGGCTGACCCGCGTCTGCGTCACCCACTTCCACGGCGACCACTGCCTGGGCCTGCCGGGTGTCATCCAGCGCATCAACCTCGACCGCGTCCCGCACCCCGTGACCGTGCACTTCCCGGCCAGCGGGGGGCACTTCTTCGAGCGGCTGCGGTACGCGAGCGCGTACCGGGAGACCGCGCGGATCGAGGCGGGGCCCGTCGAGGGCGACGGCGTGATCGCCACCACGCCCGCGTACACCCTGGAGGCCCGCCGGCTGCACCACCCCGTGGATACGTACGGCTACCGCCTCGTCGAGCCGGACGGCCGCCGGATGCTCCCCGACCTGCTCGCGCGCGCGGGCATCGCGGGTCCCGACATCTCGCGGCTGCAGCGCGAGGGCGTGCTGCGGGGCGTCCGGCTGGAGGAGGTCTCGGCGCCGCGCCGGGGGCAGCGGGTCGCGTTCATCATGGACACCGGTCTGTGCGAGGGGGTGTACGCGCTGGCGGAGGAGGCGGACCTGCTGGTCATCGAGTCGACGTTCCTGGGCGCGGAGACCGCGCTGGCCATCGAGTACGGGCATCTGACGGCGGCCCAGGCCGCGGGGGTGGCGATCGCGGCGGGCGTACGGCACCTGGTGCTGACGCACTTCTCGCAGCGCTATCCGGACCCGGCGGACTTCGCGCGGGAGGCGCGTGAGGCGGGGTACGCGGGGCCGCTGACGGTGGCGACGGACCTGGGCAGGGTGGCGGTGCCGGCGCGGCGCTGA
- a CDS encoding carbohydrate kinase family protein, whose amino-acid sequence MPAGSALAGVDPLKHVRGPGDPAIDVYLTGTVFLDIVFTGLDSAPVRGTESWARGMGSSPGGVANMATALARLGLRTSLSAAFGDDVYGDHCQDALAGEGVDVSLSRTCRGWHSPVTVSMAYDGERTMVSHGHEAPPPDEPPRCPPPSRACVASLDPGRRQPWIEQAALHGSRVFADVGWDDTGRWDLAEIPELAHCEAFLPNAVEAMRYTGTDSPRAAAHALAEHVPLVVVTMGAEGAYAVDGRTGESAEVPAISVAALDTTGAGDVFVAGFVTTSLAGYPLPDRLALAGLTAALSVQEFGGSQSAPGWTEVAAWWEQIRTVEEQDPQALARYAFLDGVTPCAPRHWPLRRAVPTIGFRPERDAP is encoded by the coding sequence GTGCCGGCCGGTTCAGCCCTGGCGGGCGTGGACCCGCTCAAGCACGTGCGCGGCCCCGGCGACCCGGCCATCGACGTCTACCTGACGGGGACGGTCTTCCTCGACATCGTCTTCACCGGCCTGGACAGCGCCCCCGTCCGCGGCACGGAGTCCTGGGCCCGCGGCATGGGCTCCAGCCCCGGCGGGGTGGCGAACATGGCGACGGCCCTGGCCCGCCTCGGCCTGCGGACGTCGCTGTCGGCCGCCTTCGGCGACGACGTGTACGGGGACCACTGCCAGGACGCCCTGGCGGGCGAGGGCGTCGACGTGTCCCTGTCCCGCACCTGCCGCGGCTGGCACTCGCCGGTCACCGTCTCCATGGCGTACGACGGCGAGCGCACCATGGTCTCCCACGGCCACGAGGCGCCGCCGCCCGACGAGCCCCCGCGCTGCCCGCCGCCGAGCCGCGCCTGCGTCGCGTCCCTCGACCCGGGCCGCCGGCAGCCGTGGATCGAGCAGGCCGCGCTGCACGGCAGCCGCGTCTTCGCCGACGTCGGCTGGGACGACACCGGGCGCTGGGACCTCGCGGAGATACCGGAGCTGGCCCACTGCGAGGCGTTCCTGCCGAACGCGGTGGAGGCCATGCGCTACACCGGCACGGACTCGCCGCGCGCGGCGGCCCACGCGCTCGCGGAGCACGTGCCGCTGGTGGTCGTCACGATGGGCGCCGAGGGGGCGTACGCGGTCGACGGGCGTACGGGCGAGAGCGCCGAGGTGCCGGCGATATCGGTGGCGGCCCTGGACACCACCGGCGCCGGGGACGTCTTCGTCGCCGGCTTCGTCACCACGTCGCTCGCGGGCTACCCGCTGCCCGACCGGCTGGCGCTCGCGGGGCTGACGGCGGCGCTGTCGGTGCAGGAGTTCGGCGGCTCCCAGTCGGCCCCGGGCTGGACGGAGGTGGCGGCCTGGTGGGAGCAGATACGCACGGTCGAGGAGCAGGACCCCCAGGCCCTCGCCCGCTACGCGTTCCTGGACGGCGTCACGCCGTGCGCCCCCCGGCACTGGCCGCTGCGCCGGGCGGTCCCGACGATCGGCTTCCGCCCGGAGCGGGATGCCCCGTAG
- a CDS encoding cytidine deaminase — protein sequence MLAGMNESSSLDPEDRKIITLARSTRARNAVPEGAAVRDETGRTYVAGTVALDSLRLTALQTAVAMAVASGATSLEAAAVVTEAAAPADADLAAVRDLGGPGTPVLLAAPDGEVRSTTRA from the coding sequence ATGCTCGCCGGTATGAACGAGAGCAGCTCGCTGGACCCGGAAGACCGCAAGATCATCACTCTGGCCCGGAGTACGCGGGCGCGCAACGCCGTGCCGGAGGGCGCGGCCGTACGGGACGAGACCGGCCGCACCTACGTCGCGGGCACCGTGGCGCTGGACTCGCTGCGGCTGACCGCGCTGCAGACCGCCGTGGCGATGGCCGTCGCCAGCGGCGCCACCTCGCTGGAGGCGGCGGCGGTCGTCACCGAGGCGGCGGCCCCCGCGGACGCGGACCTCGCGGCCGTACGCGACCTCGGCGGCCCGGGCACCCCCGTGCTGCTGGCCGCCCCGGACGGCGAGGTACGCAGCACGACCCGGGCCTGA